ATGAAGTTTCAGCCAGCGGCCGCTGAGCTTATCACGGCAGAAGGACTGAAAACAGGGTGAAACAGCTGGCCTGGCTCTTCTCACAGAACTGAAATCCATGTACCAgcacctctgaagctcactaATTATCATCTCATTTGTTTCATCCACACAAAAACTGAAGTGTGTGACAAATCAGGATtttatctctgcagcacaacacgTCTTTGatataacatcaaaactgttctTCTGTTGTTCATTTTGGTccattttttgaatgttttaaatcacGATTCTTTACACATCGCCACTTTACGGTTCAAGATCTCTTATCTTGCTGATTTCCAGGCATTCTCAGGGCTGCTGGGGCTGGAAGATCTCACAATAGAGCGCTGCAACCTGACATCCATCTCCGGCCAGACGCTGTCTTACCTCCGCAGCCTGGTCACCCTTCGCCTTCATCACCTCAGCATCGTCGCCCTGGAGGACCAAAACTTTCGCAAGCTCTCCAACCTGCGGGGTCTGGACATCGACCACTGGCTGTACCTGGAGTACATTTCTCCTCTCAGTTTCCAGGGCCTGGACCTCCACTGGCTCTccatcaccaacaccaacatcacCTCTGTCCCCTCCGCTTCCTTCAAGAACCTGGTGCACCTCACCCACCTCAACCTGTCCTACAATCCCATCACCACACTCGAGCCCTGGGCCTTCAAGGACCTGCTGAGGCTGAAGGAGCTCATCATGGTAAGCACGGGCTTGATGACGGTGGAGCCCCATGCCTTTGGAGGCCTCCGACAGATCCGGGTGCTCAACTTCTCCTCGAACGACCTGCAGACTCTTGAAGAGGGCTCCTTCCACTCTGTCAACAGTCTGGAGACCCTCAGAGTGGACGGGAACCCCCTGATGTGTGACTGCCGTCTGTTGTGGATCCTGCAAAGACGCAAGACCCTCAACTTTGACGGCAGAGTGCCGGTGTGTGCGGGGCCGGTGGAGGTGCAAGGGGTCAGCCTCAGCGCCTTCACCGATTCTGCACTCTTCGACCACTTTACATGCCAGAAACCTAAGATACGCAACCGTAAGATGCAGCAGGTAATGAAGATGATCACATATATGTTTGATACTGAAAGGTCCTATTCGTAAGATgctgacgctttgggatggcaGCCGACCCGACcgccatcccaaagcgtcagtatttgagtCATTTGAGAATCAAAAATCAACcctcttacaaataggacctttcaCAACAAAATCAATGAATGCTCAGTTTGATTACTGAGGTTATGCTAATTGTTCCTAAAAGCACAATAAGTATTCTGTCATGATGCCAGAGTTTGTTGTGCTCCCGTATTCATTACTCCATGCGCTCCTTTCCTCCGGCTCCCGCAGGTGATCGCTCGCGAGGGCCAGCAAGTGAGTTTTCTGTGTCGAGCTGAAGGGGAACCCGTCCCCGCTATTGTCTGGATTTCCCCGCAGCGCCGACGGATCACAGCTAAGAGTTCAGGGCGCATTACTGTTCTCCCGAGCGGCACCTTGGAGATCCGATACGCCCAGCTCACCGACAGCGGAACATACATCTGCATCGCCAGTAACGCCGGAGGCAATGACACCTACTTCGCCACACTCACGGTGCGTGGCCAGCCGCTCGACGCCGCCTCAGCCTTCTTTCTCAACCGCTCGCTGTACAGCGGCGAGTTCTTCAACGACACAAATCTGAACAGCACGCGCGTTTTCCTCAAGTTCACCTTGGACCTGACCACCATCTTGGTCTCCACGGCAATGGGTTGCATCACCTTCCTGGGGGTGGTCCTCTTCTGTTTCCTGCTGTTGTTCGTGTGGAGCCGGGGACGCGGCCAACGCAAGAACAACTTCACAGTGGAGTACTCTTTCCGGAAATCTGAACCCGCCACTGGAAGCTCCTCGGGAGGGACCAGGAAGTTCAATATGAAGATGATATGAAACAACGCAGCCAGGGGTCCTTCGGGGGAGGCATGAGCACGTCCCATAAACGTGTTtgacacacgcaaacacacacagccactgacTCGCAAAGAAGTCTGAAAGCACATAATGAGTTCCTGTCCATGGCTCTATTCTAAATTGAGCGCCCACATCAAAACTGGAGCCATGAGATGAATTGGTTTGAtttgtgaatgaaaacaaaatgaccctgatctctctgtctctcagtggTTTTATTCAGCTTGTGGTGAAAAGCATGTTTGAAAAGGAAACAATTGGTAGATTTGAAACAAGCTGCTGATCCGCCATGCTTGATAAGAATAATAGAGTTAAGAATTTATAGGAAATACGTTTTGGAAATTGGCATGATTCTTGAGCTGTGGGGTTCTGGTAGTCCTGTCTCTCGGTGACATTGTTGAGAAAATGGAATAAAATCCCAGTTTCGTTTAAATTTCCCTCGACTGTACTGAGTGCAGTCAGGGATTTTACAGGAAATGTATTACAGGGAGACCTGGCTACCACCCAGTTATAGAGTTTGTAGCTGTGCTCTTCTAAAGTCTGCCTTGTTAAGATTCATGCATGTAGAAATGCAATTCGGAGATAAGTTGTAAGTTCAGACCgctgaataaaacaaattgtttttgaagacagtttgaatatgtttttctacaaaacatttaacagcCACCTTTCTCTATTCTGACCACGGCTGAACAGTGAGGAGGGCGTCAAACACTTCATCAGCATTATCACATGCCATTTGCTCTAATCAGCTGAAGCCTAATATATGTAAACTAAGGTACGATAAGAAGGAGCGATGGATTCGGATCATtcacatgaaaagaaacaagatTTGGCCCTGTCTTCTTTGTGAGAGTTTGCGACAACGTCAGCTGTGTGAGTTTGGGACGAGCGCACTGGCCGAGAGCTGCTGTGGCGGCCCGTGGCCCGGAGGGTTTGGTTAGGAAGTCAAGCCCGCCAGACACGGGCCGCTGCAGTAGCCATAGCAACCAACACAAGAGAGAGCAAGGGGGACGAGGGCTGGTGGGCCCCGGAGGATTGGTGGGTGGAAGGGGAAATAAGAGGTCAGTgtgacctcctcttcctc
The sequence above is drawn from the Sparus aurata chromosome 21, fSpaAur1.1, whole genome shotgun sequence genome and encodes:
- the lingo3b gene encoding leucine-rich repeat and immunoglobulin-like domain-containing nogo receptor-interacting protein 3, producing MIGSPGPGGRALVPWPRMWRWVLGASLVAMITLTLAGSSQACPPRCECSAQLRSVSCQRRRLTNIPEGIPTETRLLDLSKNRLRWVQAGDLAPYPRLEEVDLSENLIATLEPNAFASLQNLKVLKLRGNQMKLVPMGAFAKLGNLTSLDLSENKMVILLDYTFQDLKSLKHLEVGDNDLVYISHKAFSGLLGLEDLTIERCNLTSISGQTLSYLRSLVTLRLHHLSIVALEDQNFRKLSNLRGLDIDHWLYLEYISPLSFQGLDLHWLSITNTNITSVPSASFKNLVHLTHLNLSYNPITTLEPWAFKDLLRLKELIMVSTGLMTVEPHAFGGLRQIRVLNFSSNDLQTLEEGSFHSVNSLETLRVDGNPLMCDCRLLWILQRRKTLNFDGRVPVCAGPVEVQGVSLSAFTDSALFDHFTCQKPKIRNRKMQQVIAREGQQVSFLCRAEGEPVPAIVWISPQRRRITAKSSGRITVLPSGTLEIRYAQLTDSGTYICIASNAGGNDTYFATLTVRGQPLDAASAFFLNRSLYSGEFFNDTNLNSTRVFLKFTLDLTTILVSTAMGCITFLGVVLFCFLLLFVWSRGRGQRKNNFTVEYSFRKSEPATGSSSGGTRKFNMKMI